A segment of the Entomomonas moraniae genome:
GTACATCTTTGCTGATTTTTGCCACTGCAATTTCGGGAACAACAGTGTATTCAGAAAAAGTTGATGTTCCCATGTAATGGAAAATGGGTTTACCCTCTTTAAAAAAGCGTGTTGTGCCATCAGGCATTAGCCCTTTACCTTGTGTGGTACGAATGGCTTGGCAAAGATTTGTTTTACCTGAAAGGCAAAATTTACATTTCCCGCACTCTGGTGTGTAGAGAGGAATAACATGATCACCGACGTTTAAGCTAGTAACGCCTTCACCTACAGCTTCAACAATACCTGCTCCTTCATGGCCTAAAATGGAAGGGAATATACCCTCAGGATCAGTCCCAGATAATGTGTACGCATCTGTATGGCAAACACCTGTTGCGACAATGCGAATAAGCACTTCACCTTTTTGGGGTGGCATTAAATCGACTTCTTCAATAGATAAGGGCTGATTAGGTTCCCAAGCGATGGCTGCTTTTGTCTTTATCATCTTCATAGCATATTCCTATAGGTATTTTTTATAAGTAAATTATATACATTATAGTGATTATTTGACGTATGAACTAATTAGCAATGTGTCATAAAGTGAATAAAAATAAAGGGAGATATTTTATCATCTCCCCTTACCACGCTATTATCTGTTGATTAGATGACTATTTTCTTTTCGTCTCAAGAGGAAGAATCATCTGTTTTTCAAGCGCAGGCTTAGTATTAATTAACCATTGTTCTAGTTTTTCTCGCAGGGCGATGGCCAATTTTGCATCTTCTTTAAGTCTTATTCCCCTATTCATGGTGAGTCTCCTTTGATTGTTTTGTATACTTAGTCAGTGGGTTCTGTGTCGTTACTTGGTACCAGTCTAGACGTCGGGTCGCAATCATTGCAGTACTTAGAATCATGAAGACTAAAATACTTCCCATCATTAAGCTGTACTCTTCTGCATTGAGCAGCACATAAAGCATGAGATAAATAAGGCTGAGTAGGCAGGTAAAAATAATGGCCTGTTTTTTATTCTCTAAAATGCCAGTGATATAAAAGCTGATGATGGATATACACGCAATTGCTGAACATAAGTAGGCCAGAGCAAAACCAATGTATTCTGACAAAGACAGTAACAGTAAGAAAAAGATGGCTAATGACATGCCCACAAAAGAATATTGGATAGGGTGAATGGCAAGCTTTCTGACCACTTCAAAAATAAAGAACCCGAAGAATGTTAAACCAATAAAAAGAATACCGTATTTTATCGCGCGGTTAGTTTTTGAGTAATGATCAACAGGTTCTACTAAGCCTACTTGAAAGTTTGTATTCTCAAGTGAATAACACTGCTTGTTAGTGAGGCAGTCTTTGAATTTGTTTTCAATGTCGCTTGCAAATAGATTAGTTTGCCATGTGGCTGTAAAACCTTCGTTTTTGATGTCGTGAGAAATGGGTAAGAAACTACCACTAAAACTTGGGTGAGGCCAATTACTGTCTATTGTTACAGAGGTCTCTTTACCGACAGGCATTAGGTTAAATGTTGATGTACCTTTTAAATCAAACTGTATTTCAAAAGGAAAATTACCTGATAGTTTTGCGTCTGTTAACGTGACTTGAGCATGAATACCTGAACCTAATTTGGACCCTGCTGTACCGGGTTTTATTGACAGTGTTTTGTTATCAAAAATGACGGTGGATTGATTACCTATACCTCGTGTATCACTAATACCAATGGCCAAAAAAGGTTGCCCGAATTGATAATCCTCTAGATTTTCTTTGACGCCATAGTCTTTGGGAATATCAAACGACCCTGTCATTTTATTTTTACTGTTATAAACACGTGCTTCATAAATACCGCGGCTACGCTTTTCTACAGTTAAATATCCTGTCATATTTAATTGTTCAGGAAGGAAGTAAAGAGTACCTTTGCGTTGATAATATTTTTTATCTTCTGTGTTATAGCTGAGTTTGCTGTAAGGGATAATCAGCACAGGGCCTTTGATTTGTTGGCTTTTAGAGTAACTGTTTGCGATCTCGCTCACCACGTCGTTACGAAGAGACATCCGCTCATAAACCAGAGAATTCACCATATTAATAGGAATAAGTAATAAAAGGATCAAAATAAAGATAGCGACTATTTTAAAAATGAGCTGCCGTTGCATGATAAAAACTCCTTAAATAATTGATGGCCTATTATTTAGGTTGAATGTGGAGTTTTTATGAAGTAAATATGGAGTTTGTATGGTTCTTATTAAGCAAGAAATATTTAATGAGGAAATGTGAGTGTCACGAGTACCCCTTCTTTATGATTGGTAATGCTAAGTTTTCCTTGATGAAGCAAGGCAACCTCTTGCACAAAATTAAGCCCAAGCCCTGTACTTTTTCGCCCCGTTTTTTTACGGGGTAAAGAGTAGAAGCGTTCACATAAACGTTGAATGGCATAGTTGGGGATAGGGTCAGCTTGATTGTAGAATTTAATCTCAAGCGTCTGATCTGTTTGTTGTGTTGATATATGGATCGTACCGTATTCAGGTGTGAAGTCGAGGGCATTGTCTAGTAGGTTAGATAGGGCTTGCTCCACTAAAAAAAGCTCCCCTTCAATGCAATGGTTTTTATTAATGGCTACTTGTACTTCAATACCTTGCTGGGTGATCTGAGATGATTTACCTTCAAGTAATTTTTGTACCAGAGGTAAAAGTTCAATACGGGTAATGTCTTGTAATGTTTGCCGTTGCTCAACCATACTAAGATTAAGTAAACGATCTGCAAGTTGTTGTAAGCGCTCACTTTCACTATCAATATTTTTAATAAAGTGATTTCTTTTATCAGGGGGCATGTCTTGTTGTAGTAGTTCGCTAGCCCCTCTAATAGCGGCGAGTGGACTTTTTAGTTCATGGGTTAATGTATGAACATAACGTTCGACGTATTGTTTACCATCAAGCTCGCTACGCATTTTATCTAAAGCTTTTGCTAGTTGAGTCAGTTCGCCTCCATAAAATAGGGGCGCTTTAATTTTTTCACCTTTGCTCA
Coding sequences within it:
- the creD gene encoding cell envelope integrity protein CreD, with the translated sequence MQRQLIFKIVAIFILILLLLIPINMVNSLVYERMSLRNDVVSEIANSYSKSQQIKGPVLIIPYSKLSYNTEDKKYYQRKGTLYFLPEQLNMTGYLTVEKRSRGIYEARVYNSKNKMTGSFDIPKDYGVKENLEDYQFGQPFLAIGISDTRGIGNQSTVIFDNKTLSIKPGTAGSKLGSGIHAQVTLTDAKLSGNFPFEIQFDLKGTSTFNLMPVGKETSVTIDSNWPHPSFSGSFLPISHDIKNEGFTATWQTNLFASDIENKFKDCLTNKQCYSLENTNFQVGLVEPVDHYSKTNRAIKYGILFIGLTFFGFFIFEVVRKLAIHPIQYSFVGMSLAIFFLLLLSLSEYIGFALAYLCSAIACISIISFYITGILENKKQAIIFTCLLSLIYLMLYVLLNAEEYSLMMGSILVFMILSTAMIATRRLDWYQVTTQNPLTKYTKQSKETHHE
- the creC gene encoding two-component system sensor histidine kinase CreC, whose translation is MALAKRIFLFYFLFVALCGYFMVNLFSNQIYPSIRQTTEETLVDTANLLAELVSNDMAQGKIDQHYLQNLISTYQKRDPNASIWGVDKKSIALRVYITNDQGIVVFDSTGKHVGADFSQWRDVYLTLRHKYGARSTQEDPNDEKSTVMYIAAPIKANNQIIGVLTVGKPNVTTNPYIAKAESRLLFFGVILLLISLAVGALLSWWLGASLRRLTLYANAVSKGEKIKAPLFYGGELTQLAKALDKMRSELDGKQYVERYVHTLTHELKSPLAAIRGASELLQQDMPPDKRNHFIKNIDSESERLQQLADRLLNLSMVEQRQTLQDITRIELLPLVQKLLEGKSSQITQQGIEVQVAINKNHCIEGELFLVEQALSNLLDNALDFTPEYGTIHISTQQTDQTLEIKFYNQADPIPNYAIQRLCERFYSLPRKKTGRKSTGLGLNFVQEVALLHQGKLSITNHKEGVLVTLTFPH